AAATACAAGGCGAAGAAAAACTACCGCCGTAAGCAAGGTCATCGTCAGCCGTACACGAAAGTTACGATTGGCAAAATCCAAGCTTAAGAGGACAATCGATGATCACGATCACCATTGTGCGGCAATCCGCCTCTGATCGGCGGATCGTATCGTTTGCGATTGAGGGACACGCCAAGTACGCGAAACCGGGCAAAGACATTGTTTGCGCCGGGGTATCGGCGGTTTCCGTCGGCACCGTCAACGCTATTGAGGAGCTGGCAGGCATCGAGCTTCCGGCTTCCATGAACAACGGCTGGCTCCACTCGGAAATTCCGGAGCATTCGGACCCTTCGGCGAACGAACGGGTCCAGCTGCTTCTGGAATCGATGATTGTGATGCTGAACGCAATCGCAGCCTCCTACGGCAACTACGTTCAAATTCGTCAACAATTTCGGTCATAAAGGAGGGAATTACCATGTTGAAACTGAATCTTCAGCTTTTCGCTTCGAAGAAAGGTGTCGGTTCCACAAAGAACGGACGGGACAGCCAATCCAAACGTCTCGGCGCAAAACGCGCTGACGGCCAATTGGTAACGGCAGGCAGCATTCTCTTCCGTCAACGCGGAACGAAAATCCACCCAGGCAATAACGTCGGGATCGGTAAAGACGATACACTTTTCGCAAAAGTCGAAGGCGTGGTTAAGTTCGAGCGTTATGGACGCGAGCGCAAGAAAGTGAGCGTCTATCCGGTCGAAGCGGCTCCCGTTGCTGCGGCAGTCGAAATGTAATAACAAAGTTCGCCCCGGTCTGCATGCAGGCCGGGGCTTCCTTTTTTTTTGAAAAAAAGCGTTTCCGAGGCTTGTGATATTGCCTGCTTCTCATGCTATACTGATTAAGGCAATGAAAGAACAGGAAAGTAGGATCGGTTCATGAATCGCTTTAGAACAACAAAGCAATATGGTGCCGTTTCCGTACTGCTTCCTGCGGCAGCGGCTTTCATCTGGCGTTCCGAGTTTTGGTTCTTTGCGGTATTTACGGTATGGATCATTGCTGCGGCTGCGCTTTGGGTATGGTGTGAAAGGAAAGAACAGGCGGTGCGCATGGCTCGTACCATCCATGCATTACAAACTGTGTCGGTTCAAACGTTAAATCATCATCGTCATGACTGGATGAACGACCTCCAGGTGCTGTACGGATATATCAGAATGCAGAAGGCGGATAAGACGGTGCAGTACGTGGAACAGATAAGGGAGCGGATGATGACCGAGAGCAAAATTGCGAAGCTCGGGATTCCGTCTCTTGTAACGTTCTTACAATCGTTCCGTACGCTTACGCACTCGGTAGAGCTCGATATTGAGATTGACGGTGACCTGAATATTGCGGAACTGCCTATTAATGGGGAGCGTGCCGCGGAAACGGTTGTGGAGATCATTAACGCCTATCGCTTCGCAGTCAAGCAGGGTACGGGCGAAGCAGCCAAGCTGCTGCTTGATTTATCGTATGACGAGAAGACCATGACCGTTTCGTTTCATTACGACGGCGGGCTGAAAGATATGAATGAGTGGAAACAGAAATGCAAGCGAGCGTTAAAGGGATCGCCGCTGAAGCTGTCCGGCTCCGGTTTGCAGCCGGACAATATGGCGCTTCAGGTAGAGTTTTGGAACTAAAACGGAGGCTAGGGAATGTTTGTCGATAAAGCAAAGATATTTGTAAAAGGTGGAGACGGCGGTAACGGTATCGTATCCTACCGGCGTGAGAAATACGTCCCGGAGGGCGGCCCGGCCGGAGGAGACGGAGGTAAAGGCGCGGATGTTATTTTTCGCGTGGATGAAGGGCTGCGTACGCTTATGGATTTTCGTTACCAGAAGCATTTTAAAGGGGAACGAGGCGAACGCGGCAAGGTGAAGACGATGCACGGGGCCAACGCGGATAATATGGTCGTTCGTATTCCGCCCGGCACCGTCATTATTGACGATGATACCCAGGAGGTTATCGCCGATATGACGCAGCACGGGCAGCAGGTTATTGTTGCCCGTGGAGGTCGTGGCGGCAGGGGTAACTGCCGGTTCGCAACGGTAAGCAATCCGGCGCCGGATTTCGCGGAGAACGGCGAAGAGGGCGAAGAACGATGGATTGTTCTTGAGCTGAAGGTGATGGCGGATGTAGGGCTCGTCGGATTTCCGAGCGTAGGCAAGTCAACGCTGCTGTCGGTTGTATCCGGCGCAAGACCAAAGATCGGCGCTTACCATTTCACGACTCTATCGCCTAATCTCGGGGTAGTTGAAGTCGGGGATGGCCGCAGCTTTGTTATGGCGGATCTGCCCGGATTGATTGAGGGCGCGCATGAAGGCGTCGGTCTGGGACACGACTTCCTGAGGCATGTCGAGCGTACTCGCGTAATTGTGCACGTAGTGGACATGGCCGGCTCGGAAGGGCGGGACCCGTTCGAGGATTGGGTAAAAATCAACGAAGAGCTTAAGCTGTACAACCCGCTGCTTGCGGAGCGGCCGCAAATTATTGCTGCCAACAAAATGGACATGCCGGGCACGGATGAGCAGCTGGAGCTGTTCCGCGAACAACTGGAGGCGTCCGAGGGCGGTAAGAAGCATGAGATAATTCCGATGTCCTCGCTTACGAAACAGGGCGTTCAAGAGCTGCTTTACAAGGCCGCAGACCTGCTTGAGACCGTCCCTGAGATGCCGCTCATTGAAGAGGTTAAAGATGTCGCGGAGCGTAAAGTATATACGCTGGACAAGCAGGAAGACCAATCGTTCACCGTTCGCAAAGAGAATGAAGGCTTCGTCGTCGAAAGCGCGTCGATCGAGAAATTTATGAAGCGCGTTAATCTGAACACTCATGATGCGGTGATGAGGTTTGCCCGTACGCTGCGTAAGATGGGCGTGGATGCGGAGCTTCGCAAAATCGGCGCGAAGGACGGGGATACGGTCAGAATCGGCGATTTTTCCTTCGAGTTTTTCGAAGGCAGCGACTATTTTTATCAATAAACCGCAGCTCTGCGGCCAATCATATGGTCAGTCGGAAGGATGGGACGGCTCAAAGCCGGCTCATCTTTTTTGCTTTTCCCACGGACCGTTAAAATCGGTTATAATGGAAATATTGTGTTCATCTGCTTTGCCTATTGCCGCCGCACGTAATATCCGCTATAATGTCCACTATACACGAACAAATGTCTTTTATAGGAGGACGACCGGTGATGGAACGATACTTTGTCGTCCGCGAGGATATTTTACCGGAAGGGATCGTCAAGACGATCCAGGTGAAAGAAATGCTTCAGCGCGGCGAAGCCGCTACCGTTCATGAAGCGGCGGAGAGGGTAGGCTTAAGCCGGAGTGCCTTCTACAAGTATAAAGACGGAGTTCATTTGCTGAATCAGCTCGAGCGAGAGAGGATTGTCACGATATCCATGGATTTGGTGCACCGTTCCGGCGTGCTGTCCAAGGTTCTCGGGCTTGTCGCCGGTTATGAAGGAAACGTGCTCACGATTCATCAAACCATACCGCTGCAGGGAATGGCGAATGTCGTCATTTCCGTCGATACGTCGCTGATGGGCGGAGAGTTATCGGAGCTTATCGAGGCAATTCGCAGGCAAGACGGCGTGCACAAGGCGTCGGTTATCGGACAAGGATAGAACAGATGACGGAGGAGAAACTATGAAACCGGTAAAAGTTGGGCTGCTGGGCCTCGGAACAGTTGGAACGGGAGTCGTCCGGATCGTTGAAGGCCATCAGGAAGATTTGAAAAGTCAGGTCGGCTCGCCGATCGTTATTGAGAAGATACTCGTTCAAAACAAAAGTAAAATCCGCTCGGTCAACATCGATCAAGATAAGCTGACTGAAGACCCGTGGGATATCATTCATAACCCGGATATAGATGTCATCGTTGAAGTAATGGGTGGTATCGAGCTGACGAAAGGCTATATATTAGAGGCTCTTGCCCGTGGGAAGCATGTGGTGACCGCGAATAAAGATCTGATGGCTCTGCATGGTCCGGAAATATTGGCAAAAGCGCAGGAGCAGCACTGCGACGTCCTCTACGAAGCAAGTGTTGCGGGCGGCATTCCGATTATCCGAACGCTGATCGAAGGCTTTTCATCAGACCGCATTACGAAAATTATGGGTATCGTTAACGGTACGACGAATTATATTTTGACGAAAATGAGCCAGGAAGGTGCAGAATACGCCGATGTGCTCAAAGAAGCACAGCAGCTCGGCTACGCCGAAGCCGACCCAACCTCCGATGTCGAAGGACTCGACGCTGCGCGCAAAATGACGATTCTTGCGACGCTCGGCTTCCGCGCGAATATTGCGCTCGAGGATGTCACTGTGAAGGGGATTTCGTCGGTAAGCCGTGAGGACATACTTTATGCAAAGCGGCTGGGTTATGAGGTTAAGCTTCTCGGAATCGCAGAGCGTCAGGACGACTACATCAGTGTAAGCGTACAGCCGACAATGGTGAAGCAGACACACCCGATCGCATCCGTTAATGGTATTTATAATGCGGTATACGTATATGGCGAAGCAGTAGGCGAGACGATGTTTTACGGCGCAGGAGCCGGGGAGCTTCCGACGGCCACATCCATTGTGGCGGACCTTGTCGCTGTCGTGAAGAACCTGAAGCTTGGCGTTAACGGCAAACAGGCGCTGCTCTCATACAAAGAGAAGAAGCTCAAAACCGACGAGCAGATCGCTTCGAAATATTTTATGCTGCTGCATGTGGATGACCGGGCAGGTGTTCTGGCCCGCATTACACAGGCATTCGCCGAATTCGAGGTCAGCCTCGAGTCGGTGCTTCAGCAGCCGAATGCAAGCAACCCGGAAGCGGAGATCATCATCATTACGCATGATGCAAACAAGGCGGCGGTCCAAAAGGTGCTGCAGCGATTTGAGGCGATGGATGTCGTGAAAATAGTCAAGAGCGTTTACCGCGTAGAAGGTTAAGCAGAACATCATTTTTTTATATGAAGGAGTCCTTTCAGGTCATTATGAGATACCTCGGTTTGCTTCAGACACTTGTTTTTAAATTTCATTACGAAAGCAGGCGGTTCTCCAGGCCGGAAGGTGATCCGTTATGACTGACCGCCGGGTGATCGTAAAAGTTCCGGCCAGTACCGCCAATCTTGGCCCTGGCTTCGATACGCTGGGAATGGCGTTATCACTCTATGCTTGGATCGAAATGTCCGCATCCAAAGACGGCCGCACGATAATCGACCTATACGGAGACGGATTGGACGGTATCGCGCGGGACAAGTCCAATCTTATTTATAAAGTAGCTCAGATGGTGTTCGAGAAAGCGGGTATATCGGTTCCTGAGCTGCATATTGCCATGTACAGCGACATTCCGCTTACTCGCGGGCTCGGAAGCAGCGCTTCCGCTATCGTTGGGGCGCTTGTCGCGGCTAACGCTCTGATCGGCAGCCCCCTTGATGATGACAGGCTGTTTCAAATGGCAACAGAGCTTGAAGGGCATCCCGACAACGTCGGCGCCTCATTGTTCGGCGGCATTGTCGTGTCCGCATGGGATGGCAGTCGTGCCGAGAAGGTGCGGCTCGAGCCGCATTCGGAACTCGAGGTTCTGGTAGCGATTCCCGCGTTTCAGTTAGCGACGGAAAAAGCGCGCCACGCTTTGCCTTCGCAAATCGCGCTGGCGGACGCCGTGTTTAACGTCGGCAGCAGCTCGCTGCTCGTAGCCGCGCTGGCAAGCGGACGGCTTGATCTCATCAAGCATGCGATGCGCGACCGGCTGCATCAGCCTTACCGGGCGGCGCTAATCCCCGGGATGAGCGAAATACTTGAACAAGCGACAGAACACGGGGCGCTTGGAGCCGCTTTGAGCGGCGCCGGCCCTACGCTGCTTGCGCTTGTCGAACGAAACAGCCCGCGCAAGGAGGAGCTCGAGCGGTTCTTGATCGATACACTCCATAATGAAGGCATAGAAGCGATGACGATGTGGCTGAAGCCCTGCAGCAACGGCCCGGAGCTGACGCTGCTGCGCCTCGAAGATTCAGGCTCCTCGTTACTGAAGCGGATTAAAGGAGAAGTCAGGGCATGATAAGCGTAGCGTGTTTGCCGCAAGGTTCGACATCGGACGAAGCGGCGAGATACTTATTTTCCGGTGTTGAGGTCGACTACAAATATCACCGAATCATTGCGGATGTCTTTCTTTCCACAGCCGATGGCCGAACCGATTACAGCATCATTCCGATTGAAAATACGATTGACGGCTCCGTCAACCTGCATACCGACTGGCTGATCGATGAGGTGGATCTGCCGATTCAGGCGGAATGGATATATCCATCGATTCAAAATCTGATCGGTCCCCTTCGTGAATTGTCCGGTGAAGACGGCAAGCTCGATTACAGCAGAATCGTAAAAGTGCTCAGCCATCCCGTTGCTATGGCGCAGTGCCTCCAATACTTGCGCAAGCATATACCGCATGCCGAGCTGGAGCATGTCGGCAGCACATCAGAAGCGGTGCGCATTGTACGGAATAACCCGCACAGCGGGTGGGTCGCGATCGGACAAACGACGGCAGCGGTTAATAACGGACTTGATGTGCTGGAGCGGGGCGTAACGGACCATGACAACAATTTCACCAGATTTCTGCTTGTCGGGGCGAAGCCGTTTGGCAGCAGAGAGTCGGGGGTCCATAAAACAAGTCTTCTGATTACGCTGCCGGAAGACTATCCGGGGGCGCTGCATCAAGTGCTGTCGGCCTTCGCCTGGCGGAGAATCAACCTTTCTCGAATCGAGTCACGTCCGACAAAGAAGAAGCTCGGCAATTACTATTTTCTTATCGACGTTGAAATGTCGCTTGACTCTGTACTGCTGCCTTCGGCCATCGCCGAAATCGAGGCAATCGGTTGTCAGGCTCGAATACTGGGGAGCTATCCCAGCTTTACTTACAACGAAGCATAAGCAAACATTTTCCGGAGGTGTTCCACAGTCATGGCAGAGCAAGTGATATATTTAAATGGAGATTATGTTACTAAAGAAAATGCGAAAGTATCGGTTTACGATCACGGGTTCCTTTATGGGGACGGGATCTTCGAGGGTATCCGTATTTACAACGGTAATATTTTCAAATGCAAGGAGCACCTCGACAGGCTGTACGACTCGGCGAAATCCATTATGCTTGACATTCCGCTGACCTATGAGGAAATGGAACAAGCGCTAGTCGAAACGATTCGGCGCAACGGGCTTCGAGAAGGTTACATACGACTCGTCGTCTCACGCGGTCCCGGCAATCTTGGCCTCGACCCTACGCGCTGTCCGCAGGCTTGGATTATCATTATCGTTGAACAGCTGGCTATTTACCCGCCGGAAGCTTACCGGGACGGACTCGTGTCGGTGTCCGTAACGCAGCGCCGCAACATTCCCGATGCGCTTAACCCGAAGATCAAGTCGCTGAACTACCTGAATAATATTCTCGTGAAAATCCAGGCTAATCTTGCCGGTGTCGGCGAGGCAATTATGCTTAACGCGCAGGGTTATGTAGCGGAAGGCTCAAGCGATAATATTTTTATTATTAAGAAAGGGGTCGTGTACACGCCTCCTTGCTACATCGGAGCGCTGGAAGGCATTACACGCGCGGCAATTATCGACCTGTGCGACAAGCTTGGTTACAAGCTGAAGGAAGAGCCGTTCACGCTTCACGATGTGTATGTGGCCGACGAAGTGTTCTTTACCGGCACGGCAGCCGAGGTTATTGCTGTACGCGAGGTGGACGGCCGTAAGATAGGAGCAGGCAAGGCGGGTCCGATAACTACTCATCTGCTTGCTGAATTCCGTAAAATCGTTGAGGTTGATGGCGTAAAAGTATTCGAATAGTCAAAACATGGCCGCACGGCTGTCATGGTTTGAGGTGAAGTTGGGACCATCTCCGGCAATTCCGGGTGATTGGCCCCAACTTTTTTTTGCCCGGGAGGGTGACAGTCGCCTATCTCCTGCATAGGATGTAGTGATTGATAACGGGCGTTTGCCGCGACTGCCCGCAAACAAACAGTCCGTGACAGGAGGTAAGTGTCGAGTGAAAATTCATATTGTTAAAAAAGGCGATACGTTATACATGATAGCCCAGAAGTATAATGTTTCGCTTGAAGAGGTACTCAAGCTTAACCCGAACATAGCGAATCCGGATATGATCGATGTGGGGATGAAAGTCAAGATCCCGACAAGCATGGCATCGAACATGGAAATTATGCACCAGCATGCCGTCAAACAGGGCGATACCCTTTGGAAGCTTTCGAAAGCGTGGGGCGTTCCTTTAAGCGACATGATAAAGGCGAATCCGCAGCTCAAGAATCCGAACGCTCTGCTGACGGGGGAGCTGGTCAACATTCCGAAGTCGGGGACGCCAAGCGGTATGCCGCCTGAAATGCATACCACGCAGCATCCCTTTGGCGGTTCGTCGCATTCGTCGCATACACCGCTTCATCCGATGTCGATGCTTCAGGGAGTACAAGGTTTGATGGGCAAAATTCCGACTGCGCCGTTGATCGGGAAAAAGCCGACCGGAGAAAAACCGTTTACCGCTCCGATCGCGGACACGGCTCCAATGCCGGCGCCCGTACCCATGCCGCTACCCGCGGCGGTACCCGCGCCGCTGCCGGCCCCTATAACCATGCCGATTGTCCAGCAGCCGGCCCAGAAGAAAGCATACCCGATGCATATCGAATATGAGCAGCATATTGATTTATTCAAGCAGTATGGCATGCCCGCAACTGAAGTGATGTCAATGTATGATATGCCGCAAGTTCAGGGAGCGGTCTCTCCCGCGGCGCAAATGCCTGGTTATGGCCATGGTTACGGTTACCCGGCGACATACCCGTCGGTATATCCAGGAACGACGGGCGGATACGGTTATCCGCAACCGATGTCGGCGGGGATGGTGAGTCCGGCTTCGGCTGCTGCACCGGATTGGTGTCCGCCGGAAAGTGTTATGGGAGCTGCCACTCTGCCTTGGGGTGCGCCTTCAAAAGTTCATTTTGGTTCTTGGGGGCAACAGATGACGGGCCCGTATCAGACGCAAGACGATTGCGGACCGGAGCTTGTTTCACCTGCAGGAATGCATCCGTACGGCGGTGGGTATGGGTATGACCACCAAATGGTATCCCCTTTTAGTGCGGACCCTTATTGCGAGCAACAAAGCTATGGCCATGGTGCGGACTTGGGTTCACCGGCGATCGGCGGCTTCGGCGGTGGAGGCGGAGGAAGCTACGGCTACGAACCGGCTATGGTCTCCCCGTCAGGTGTCGGAGGGTTCGGTGGAGGCGGAGGAAGCTACGGCTTCGGTCATCAAATGGTCTCTCCGGCAGGCGTCGGTGGATTCGGCGATGGAGGGGGAGGAGGCTACGGCTTCGGTCATCAAATGGTCTCTCCGGCAGGCGTCGGCGGGTTCGGCGATGGAGGGGGAGGAAGCTACGGCTTCGGTCATCATATGGTTTCGCCGGCAGGCGTCGGCGGGTTCGGCGACGGAAGCGGGGGAGACTATGGCTGCAGTCCGGCCATGGGCTCACCGTCAGGTGTCGGAGGGGTTCACGGTGGAGGAGGATCCTACGGCTTCGGGCCTCAAACGGTTTCGCCGGCAGGCGTCGGGGGGTTAGGCGGAGGCGGAGGAAGCTATGGCTTCGGGCATCAAATGGTCTCGCCGGCAGGCGTCAGTCCATTTGGCGGCGGCCACGGCTATGGAGGCTATCCCTCTGCTGTATCTCCGGCAGCCGCAGGTGGTATGGAAGCGCCATTTCAATCGTATAATTATGTCGGCTACGGCCAAGTTTCCCCGCTTCAAACAGCCGGAGTCGTTAAGAAACCATGCGATTGCGGATGTAAGGATCGGGTGGAAAATGCAGATGTGCGGGTTGACAAAGTCGAACAGCCTAAAAGCAGCAAGCCGGTTAAATCCCGAAAGACAGCGGCAAAAGCGTCAATTCGCACAGCTCGTCAGACTGAGAACAAGCGGCGGAACAGTCTCCCGTGGATTAACCGATAAAAACGGATTTGCTTTAACCAATACAAGGGGCTCTACTTCTGATTGGCCGGAGGTAGAGCCTCGTTTAATTTTGATTTGATCCGTGCATATTTCCCCATCCGAGGAGAAACACTAGCAAAAAAGGTAAAAAGGGGAGTTCCTCCATGATGGAATTCAGCCTGTGGAAGCAACTGAAAAAGCGGCTTCGCCGAGGCCGGCGTCCGCTCTGGACGCTTGGCTGTCTGCTCGGCTTACTGGCTTTGCTTGCCGAACCGGCCGCCGTTAACGCCAAATTGATGGTATCAAGTACGTCGCATATACTGTTGTCTTCCAAAGAAGGACATGCCGGCGCGGACGTTCATTCGCCTGAAAGGAACAAAGGCAGCGTTATTCAGGTTCTTGCCAGCCATAAAGGGCCTATCACCGTAAAGCTTCATCGAATTTACCTATGCGGGGACGAAACAAAACGGCTTGGCAGAATGGACGCAAAGTCGGTCCTAGGATTGCTGAAGCGGCATTCGGACTGGACGGCGGTAATGGACCAGGCCGGCGCGGTGATCATGGAGCAGCGAATTCAGGATTTGTCGGACGCCTGCAAGGAAAATGCTTATATGAGCCTGGATAAGGCAGGGAATTTATCCCTCTTTGAAGGTCCCCCGAAGAAAGAAAAGGTGCTTCGCACCTTTTTCCAGCTTGACGTGAACTATATGGAGAGCAGCCTGCCGAAGGAACGGTTCAATGAACTGGTAAACGGCATTCGCATCAGCGATATAGATGATTATAACAGCGTATTATCGAGCTTCAGCGATTTTGCGGTGGACAAGAGCGAGAAAGTGATGAAACCCACCTACTAAAGGATATGAAACAAAGAAGTGGACGTGCGAAAATACGCACGCCCTTTTTTTGCGTCCAACGTATTCTTGCACCGCGCAAGGACGGTAATCCCGTTTTCTTGGGG
This is a stretch of genomic DNA from Paenibacillus sp. sptzw28. It encodes these proteins:
- a CDS encoding ribosomal-processing cysteine protease Prp, translating into MITITIVRQSASDRRIVSFAIEGHAKYAKPGKDIVCAGVSAVSVGTVNAIEELAGIELPASMNNGWLHSEIPEHSDPSANERVQLLLESMIVMLNAIAASYGNYVQIRQQFRS
- the rpmA gene encoding 50S ribosomal protein L27; this encodes MLKLNLQLFASKKGVGSTKNGRDSQSKRLGAKRADGQLVTAGSILFRQRGTKIHPGNNVGIGKDDTLFAKVEGVVKFERYGRERKKVSVYPVEAAPVAAAVEM
- a CDS encoding Spo0B domain-containing protein, producing MNRFRTTKQYGAVSVLLPAAAAFIWRSEFWFFAVFTVWIIAAAALWVWCERKEQAVRMARTIHALQTVSVQTLNHHRHDWMNDLQVLYGYIRMQKADKTVQYVEQIRERMMTESKIAKLGIPSLVTFLQSFRTLTHSVELDIEIDGDLNIAELPINGERAAETVVEIINAYRFAVKQGTGEAAKLLLDLSYDEKTMTVSFHYDGGLKDMNEWKQKCKRALKGSPLKLSGSGLQPDNMALQVEFWN
- the obgE gene encoding GTPase ObgE; this encodes MFVDKAKIFVKGGDGGNGIVSYRREKYVPEGGPAGGDGGKGADVIFRVDEGLRTLMDFRYQKHFKGERGERGKVKTMHGANADNMVVRIPPGTVIIDDDTQEVIADMTQHGQQVIVARGGRGGRGNCRFATVSNPAPDFAENGEEGEERWIVLELKVMADVGLVGFPSVGKSTLLSVVSGARPKIGAYHFTTLSPNLGVVEVGDGRSFVMADLPGLIEGAHEGVGLGHDFLRHVERTRVIVHVVDMAGSEGRDPFEDWVKINEELKLYNPLLAERPQIIAANKMDMPGTDEQLELFREQLEASEGGKKHEIIPMSSLTKQGVQELLYKAADLLETVPEMPLIEEVKDVAERKVYTLDKQEDQSFTVRKENEGFVVESASIEKFMKRVNLNTHDAVMRFARTLRKMGVDAELRKIGAKDGDTVRIGDFSFEFFEGSDYFYQ
- a CDS encoding ACT domain-containing protein; this encodes MMERYFVVREDILPEGIVKTIQVKEMLQRGEAATVHEAAERVGLSRSAFYKYKDGVHLLNQLERERIVTISMDLVHRSGVLSKVLGLVAGYEGNVLTIHQTIPLQGMANVVISVDTSLMGGELSELIEAIRRQDGVHKASVIGQG
- a CDS encoding homoserine dehydrogenase, whose product is MKPVKVGLLGLGTVGTGVVRIVEGHQEDLKSQVGSPIVIEKILVQNKSKIRSVNIDQDKLTEDPWDIIHNPDIDVIVEVMGGIELTKGYILEALARGKHVVTANKDLMALHGPEILAKAQEQHCDVLYEASVAGGIPIIRTLIEGFSSDRITKIMGIVNGTTNYILTKMSQEGAEYADVLKEAQQLGYAEADPTSDVEGLDAARKMTILATLGFRANIALEDVTVKGISSVSREDILYAKRLGYEVKLLGIAERQDDYISVSVQPTMVKQTHPIASVNGIYNAVYVYGEAVGETMFYGAGAGELPTATSIVADLVAVVKNLKLGVNGKQALLSYKEKKLKTDEQIASKYFMLLHVDDRAGVLARITQAFAEFEVSLESVLQQPNASNPEAEIIIITHDANKAAVQKVLQRFEAMDVVKIVKSVYRVEG
- the thrB gene encoding homoserine kinase, which encodes MTDRRVIVKVPASTANLGPGFDTLGMALSLYAWIEMSASKDGRTIIDLYGDGLDGIARDKSNLIYKVAQMVFEKAGISVPELHIAMYSDIPLTRGLGSSASAIVGALVAANALIGSPLDDDRLFQMATELEGHPDNVGASLFGGIVVSAWDGSRAEKVRLEPHSELEVLVAIPAFQLATEKARHALPSQIALADAVFNVGSSSLLVAALASGRLDLIKHAMRDRLHQPYRAALIPGMSEILEQATEHGALGAALSGAGPTLLALVERNSPRKEELERFLIDTLHNEGIEAMTMWLKPCSNGPELTLLRLEDSGSSLLKRIKGEVRA
- the pheA gene encoding prephenate dehydratase translates to MISVACLPQGSTSDEAARYLFSGVEVDYKYHRIIADVFLSTADGRTDYSIIPIENTIDGSVNLHTDWLIDEVDLPIQAEWIYPSIQNLIGPLRELSGEDGKLDYSRIVKVLSHPVAMAQCLQYLRKHIPHAELEHVGSTSEAVRIVRNNPHSGWVAIGQTTAAVNNGLDVLERGVTDHDNNFTRFLLVGAKPFGSRESGVHKTSLLITLPEDYPGALHQVLSAFAWRRINLSRIESRPTKKKLGNYYFLIDVEMSLDSVLLPSAIAEIEAIGCQARILGSYPSFTYNEA
- the ilvE gene encoding branched-chain-amino-acid transaminase; translated protein: MAEQVIYLNGDYVTKENAKVSVYDHGFLYGDGIFEGIRIYNGNIFKCKEHLDRLYDSAKSIMLDIPLTYEEMEQALVETIRRNGLREGYIRLVVSRGPGNLGLDPTRCPQAWIIIIVEQLAIYPPEAYRDGLVSVSVTQRRNIPDALNPKIKSLNYLNNILVKIQANLAGVGEAIMLNAQGYVAEGSSDNIFIIKKGVVYTPPCYIGALEGITRAAIIDLCDKLGYKLKEEPFTLHDVYVADEVFFTGTAAEVIAVREVDGRKIGAGKAGPITTHLLAEFRKIVEVDGVKVFE
- a CDS encoding LysM peptidoglycan-binding domain-containing protein, whose translation is MKIHIVKKGDTLYMIAQKYNVSLEEVLKLNPNIANPDMIDVGMKVKIPTSMASNMEIMHQHAVKQGDTLWKLSKAWGVPLSDMIKANPQLKNPNALLTGELVNIPKSGTPSGMPPEMHTTQHPFGGSSHSSHTPLHPMSMLQGVQGLMGKIPTAPLIGKKPTGEKPFTAPIADTAPMPAPVPMPLPAAVPAPLPAPITMPIVQQPAQKKAYPMHIEYEQHIDLFKQYGMPATEVMSMYDMPQVQGAVSPAAQMPGYGHGYGYPATYPSVYPGTTGGYGYPQPMSAGMVSPASAAAPDWCPPESVMGAATLPWGAPSKVHFGSWGQQMTGPYQTQDDCGPELVSPAGMHPYGGGYGYDHQMVSPFSADPYCEQQSYGHGADLGSPAIGGFGGGGGGSYGYEPAMVSPSGVGGFGGGGGSYGFGHQMVSPAGVGGFGDGGGGGYGFGHQMVSPAGVGGFGDGGGGSYGFGHHMVSPAGVGGFGDGSGGDYGCSPAMGSPSGVGGVHGGGGSYGFGPQTVSPAGVGGLGGGGGSYGFGHQMVSPAGVSPFGGGHGYGGYPSAVSPAAAGGMEAPFQSYNYVGYGQVSPLQTAGVVKKPCDCGCKDRVENADVRVDKVEQPKSSKPVKSRKTAAKASIRTARQTENKRRNSLPWINR
- a CDS encoding BofC C-terminal domain-containing protein; translated protein: MMEFSLWKQLKKRLRRGRRPLWTLGCLLGLLALLAEPAAVNAKLMVSSTSHILLSSKEGHAGADVHSPERNKGSVIQVLASHKGPITVKLHRIYLCGDETKRLGRMDAKSVLGLLKRHSDWTAVMDQAGAVIMEQRIQDLSDACKENAYMSLDKAGNLSLFEGPPKKEKVLRTFFQLDVNYMESSLPKERFNELVNGIRISDIDDYNSVLSSFSDFAVDKSEKVMKPTY